One genomic window of Mercenaria mercenaria strain notata chromosome 2, MADL_Memer_1, whole genome shotgun sequence includes the following:
- the LOC123563792 gene encoding uncharacterized protein LOC123563792, with the protein MTEGGHLKSLKDSSDADFEFSCTPCGEDDIREEAFKYCPESQEYLCTTCTRHHSRQRATRSHKLLNKDEAKTDSVDANAKCRYHSDRDIEMYCGTHDMVYCTTCIATEHRSCVGVTRIEDKTKSGVQHTVIKSVLEEINNVQKRIRALNMKKQNNLDCLEKQRNSIQEKIVEVTTSLIDHIKQLERKMTNNLANDYAKMKRDLESELNVATHMIRDLDKTSELLQRVSSMDAGQQFVQMTLMKKTIKDACTLHTNSESNATTSLHFTENKDLITSVMTATTLGKVCTEAEDRKTSNPEQYKMKSKKEINVKMANDKNVCTISDVCLLPDGMIVLTDQGNNKVKRLDVYYNLKDHCDLDAIPSGICCINKNEIAVKMNNNNIQFISVASSLLKTRRISIECGGYWGMAYCDGGLWTSKCGGVNVYNTTEGLIKTIDKNQNGKAIFKTLSVQHMAVSCDTMIVTDCSDGAVCLNTDETVERELRDSRLGRTCGVCVSVDGTVFLSAYSSNNIIMFSSDGKCLGELVAGLNNPISLCYDKNKNCVIATCQSSDSIHVIELSQ; encoded by the exons ATGACTGAGGGAGGCCATCTCAAATCGTTAAAAGACAGTTCTGATGCTGACTTTGAGTTTAGTTGTACACCTTGTGGAGAAGATGATATCAGAGAAGAAGCTTTTAAATACTGCCCTGAATCCCAGGAATACTTGTGCACAACATGCACTAGACATCACAGTCGACAAAGAGCTACACGGTCTCATAAACTACTGAACAAAGATGAAGCTAAAACCGATTCTGTGGACGCTAATGCTAAATGCCGCTACCATTCAGACCGTGACATCGAGATGTACTGTGGTACGCATGACATGGTTTACTGTACTACATGTATAGCCACTGAACACAG gtCTTGTGTTGGTGTGACAAGAATAGAAGACAAAACAAAATCTGGAGTTCAACATACCGTTATAAAATCCGTATTAGAAGAAATTAATAATGTTCAGAAACGTATAAGGGCATTGAATATGAAAAAACAGAACAATCTCGATTGTCTTGAAAAGCAAAGAAATTCAATACAAGAAAAGATTGTTGAAGTCACAACAAGCCTCATTGACCACATCAAACAATTAGAAAGGAAAATGACAAATAATTTGGCTAATGATTATGCTAAGATGAAAAGAGATCTCGAGTCCGAACTCAACGTCGCAACTCATATGATACGAGACTTAGACAAAACGTCAGAACTGCTGCAGAGAGTTTCCAGTATGGACGCAGGACAACAGTTCGTTCAGATGACACTGATGAAGAAAACCATAAAAGATGCTTGCACGTTACATACTAACAGTGAGTCAAATGCAACAACTTCACTCCATTTTACCGAAAACAAAGACTTAATAACTTCCGTGATGACAGCAACTACTTTAGGAAAAGTGTGCACAGAGGCTGAAGACAGGAAAACATCTAATCCTGAACAGTACAAAATGAAATCGAAGAAAGAGATCAACGTGAAAATGGCAAATGACAAGAATGTATGTACAATAAGTGATGTTTGTCTGCTACCAGACGGTATGATTGTGTTGACTGACCAAGGAAATAACAAGGTAAAAAGGCTGGACGTTTACTATAATCTGAAGGACCATTGTGATCTGGATGCTATCCCTTCTGGCATATGTTGTATCAATAAAAATGAGATAGCTGTGAAAATGAACAATAACAATATTCAGTTTATATCTGTTGCGTCTTCTCTGCTTAAAACGAGACGCATTTCAATAGAGTGTGGGGGCTACTGGGGAATGGCATATTGTGATGGAGGTCTTTGGACATCTAAATGCGGTGGTGTTAACGTTTACAACACTACAGAAGGACTAATTAAAACTATTGACAAAAATCAGAACGGTAAAGCGATATTTAAAACTCTCTCTGTTCAGCATATGGCTGTAAGTTGTGATACAATGATCGTAACTGATTGCAGTGATGGCGCTGTCTGTCTAAACACGGACGAAACAGTAGAGAGGGAACTGCGAGATAGTCGGCTGGGCAGAACCTGCGGAGTCTGTGTATCAGTTGATGGAACCGTGTTTCTTTCCGCGTATTCCTCTAACAATATCATAATGTTCAGCAGTGATGGAAAATGTCTTGGGGAGCTGGTAGCCGGCTTGAATAATCCGATAAGTCTGTGCTATGACAAGAACAAAAATTGCGTGATAGCAACATGCCAATCATCTGACAGCATTCATGTTATTGAACTAAGTCAATAA
- the LOC123562135 gene encoding loricrin-like has protein sequence MSKLLAMQRHKNENSKGSSGCADGCGCGSSGSGGGSSGGGGSGCNGSCGSGDGSGSGSGVGIGGCSSSCVCGGRSGPGGGSGCGSGCGSSGGSSSSNGVVSGGDCSSSDCGSGSCGGSSSSSSGGSGNSGDCSGSSGGSSGSGCVSGSICGGSGNSGSDVGGCSLSVGGSGSSDFDSGSSSTGRGGGSGCGSSCSGGGSSICGGGSGSTGCGSGSSGGEQAFSGEWKVNRTLIESEWSYLQQLFAVHSPHPVNDW, from the exons ATGTCAAAGTTACTGGCGATGCAG cggcataaaaatgaaaattcaaaggGTAGTAGTGGTTGTGCTGATGGTTGTGGTTgtggtagtagtggtagtggtggtggtagtagtggtggtggtggcaGTGGTTGTAATGGTAGTTGTGGTAGTGGTgatggtagtggtagtggtagtggtgttGGTATTGGTGGTTGCAGCAGTAGTTGTGTTTGTGGTGGTAGAAGTGGTCCTGGTGGTGGTAGTGGTTGTGGTAGTGGTtgtggtagtagtggtggtagtagtagtagtaatggtGTTGTTAGTGGTGGTGATTGTAGTAGTAGTGATTGTGGCAGTGGTAGTTGTggaggtagtagtagtagtagcagtggtGGTAGTGGTAATAGTGGTGATTGTAGTGGCAGTAGTGgtggtagtagtggtagtggttgtGTAAGTGGTAGTATTTGTGGTGGAAGTGGTAATAGTGGTAGTGATGTTGGTGGTTGTAGTTT AAGTGTTGGCGGTAGTGGTAGTAGTGATTTTGATAGTGGCAGTAGTAGTACTGGtcgtggtggtggtagtggttgTGGTAGTAgttgtagtggtggtggtagtagtatttgtggtggtggtagtggtagtactGGTTgcggtagtggtagtagtggtggtg AACAAGCCTTTTCCGGTGAATGGAAAGTTAATAGAACGTTAATAGAAAGTGAATGGAGCTATTTGCAGCAGCTGTTCGCCGTTCATTCACCCCATCCGGTGAATGATTGGtga
- the LOC123563793 gene encoding E3 ubiquitin-protein ligase TRIM71-like has translation MAEGGDLPSLKDGSDADFELTCTPCEEGNIREEAVKHCPECQEYLCTACTMHHGRQKATRTHKLLERDEAKKGSLVAKTKCHYHPDREIEMYCGKHDMVYCVMCIATEHRLCEGVNRIEDESKSLVDQTEINHVLDETRNATDRIKALIIKQQKNKTSLEEQRNHIEDKLEKDEIRLIEHIRKLKRETSESLDKSYADMNGELESEISVSTYMIQNLKKTSEQLQSIAGMDAVQQFVQMKLMKKTVTEANKLHVNSESNGTKSVYFTENTDLINLVMEAFALGKVRTRAEDKTPSKPIQYKMKSKKEINVMMANDKSTCQLPDGMILLTDQANNKVKRLDMNYSIKDYCDLVGIPTGICCIDKNEVAVKLYNDKIQFISVGSTLSKTRCITIVGGNYYGMTLYAEDL, from the exons ATGGCAGAAGGAGGGGATTTACCATCATTAAAAGACGGTTCAGATGCTGACTTTGAGTTGACTTGCACACCTTGCGAGGAAGGCAACATTAGGGAAGAGGCTGTCAAACATTGCCCAGAATGTCAAGAATATCTCTGTACAGCGTGTACAATGCATCATGGTCGGCAAAAGGCAACACGAACACACAAGCTTCTTGAAAGAGATGAGGCCAAAAAAGGTTCTTTGGTTGCTAAGACAAAATGTCATTACCATCCGGACCGAGAAATAGAAATGTATTGCGGAAAACACGATATGGTTTACTGTGTCATGTGTATAGCCACAGAACATAG ATTATGTGAGGGCGTAAACAGAATAGAAGACGAATCAAAATCTCTTGTCGATCAAACTGAAATTAATCACGTGTTAGATGAAACCAGAAATGCAACAGACCGCATTAAGGCTCTGATCATTAAACAACAGAAGAATAAAACATCTCTTGAAGAGCAAAGAAACCACATTGAAGATAAACTTGAGAAAGATGAAATACGATTGATAGAACATATCAGAAAACTAAAAAGGGAGACATCTGAATCTTTGGACAAAAGTTATGCAGATATGAATGGAGAACTTGAGTCTGAAATCAGCGTATCTACTTACATGATACAAAACCTGAAGAAGACTTCAGAACAACTGCAGTCAATTGCCGGTATGGATGCAGTTCAACAGTTCGTTCAAATGAAACTTATGAAGAAGACTGTAACTGAAGCCAACAAGTTACATGTTAACAGTGAGTCAAATGGTACAAAGTCAGTCTATTTCACGGAAAACACAGATTTAATAAACCTCGTGATGGAAGCATTTGCTTTAGGAAAAGTGCGTACAAGGGCTGAAGACAAAACACCATCCAAACCAATACAGTACAAAATGAAATCGAAGAAAGAGATCAATGTGATGATGGCAAATGACAAATCAACGTGTCAGCTTCCAGATGGTATGATATTGTTGACTGACCAGGCTAATAACAAGGTTAAAAGACTTGACATGAACTACAGTATAAAAGACTATTGTGATCTAGTTGGTATACCAACAGGCATCTGTTGTATCGATAAGAATGAAGTAGCTGTGAAATTGTACAACGACAAAATTCAGTTTATATCTGTTGGCTCGACTTTGTCTAAAACGAGATGTATAACAATAGTAGGTGGGAACTATTACGGAATGACCTTATATGCTGAAGATTTATGA